One stretch of Variovorax sp. 54 DNA includes these proteins:
- a CDS encoding MBL fold metallo-hydrolase, with protein MDGLEESAEAAKGKLVYPFAELPPRGKSIEVATGVHWIRMPLPYSLDHINLWALDDGDGWAVVDTGVRTEETVAVWRELFANSPDTRGLTRVFVTHMHPDHVGMAGWLTRKFGVRLWMTRSEYLMCRVMVSDTGREAPDDAIAFYRRAGWGEAAIETYRTRFGNFGKHIHPLPDSFRRLRDGEVLRIGAHDWRVVTGNGHSPEHACLHCPDLKVLISGDQILPRISSNVSVSPVEPDADPMADWLSSLAKLKREVPDDVLVLPSHNECFRGLHARIDRLQHGQERALDRLRNALKTPKRAVDVFTSLFARSIAESDVQLLGMATGESLACLNYLRHRGEIACDIADDGVAWYRLTSTA; from the coding sequence ATGGATGGTTTGGAAGAGTCGGCGGAAGCAGCCAAGGGCAAGCTCGTTTATCCCTTTGCGGAGCTTCCGCCGCGCGGCAAGTCGATCGAGGTCGCCACGGGCGTCCACTGGATCCGCATGCCGCTGCCCTATTCGCTCGACCACATCAACCTGTGGGCGCTGGACGACGGCGATGGCTGGGCCGTGGTCGACACCGGCGTGCGCACCGAGGAAACGGTGGCCGTCTGGCGCGAGCTCTTCGCCAATTCACCCGACACGCGCGGCCTCACCCGCGTCTTCGTGACGCACATGCACCCCGACCACGTCGGCATGGCCGGCTGGCTCACGCGCAAGTTCGGCGTGCGGCTGTGGATGACCCGCTCCGAGTACCTCATGTGCCGCGTGATGGTGTCCGACACCGGCCGCGAAGCCCCCGACGACGCCATCGCCTTCTACCGGCGCGCCGGCTGGGGCGAAGCCGCCATCGAGACCTACCGCACGCGCTTCGGCAACTTCGGCAAGCACATCCATCCGCTGCCCGACAGCTTCCGCCGCCTGCGCGATGGCGAGGTGCTGCGCATCGGCGCGCACGACTGGCGCGTCGTCACCGGCAACGGCCATTCGCCCGAGCATGCGTGCCTGCACTGCCCCGACCTGAAGGTGCTGATCTCTGGCGACCAGATCCTGCCGCGCATCTCGTCCAACGTGTCGGTCTCACCCGTGGAGCCCGACGCCGACCCGATGGCCGACTGGCTCTCGTCGCTCGCCAAGCTCAAGCGCGAAGTGCCCGACGACGTGCTCGTGCTGCCGTCGCACAACGAGTGCTTCCGAGGGCTGCATGCGCGCATCGACCGGCTGCAGCACGGACAGGAGCGCGCGCTCGACCGCTTGCGCAACGCATTGAAGACGCCGAAGCGCGCCGTCGATGTGTTCACGAGCCTGTTCGCCCGCAGCATCGCCGAATCCGACGTGCAGTTGCTGGGCATGGCGACGGGGGAAAGCCTCGCCTGCCTCAACTACCTGCGGCACCGCGGCGAGATCGCGTGCGACATCGCCGACGACGGGGTGGCCTGGTACCGGCTGACGTCCACCGCCTGA
- a CDS encoding zinc-dependent alcohol dehydrogenase family protein yields the protein MNRMVRFHAFGGAEVLTVEEVAVPAPGAGEVRIAVQAIGLNRADALWRENLYIEDATLPAGLGNEAAGVIEAVGEGVEGLGVGDRVAVLPGAGQGLYPTYGDRILFPAAQVVRYPANLSAAQAAGAYMAYLTGYFPMFEMVRLRRGQVMLVTGASSGTGIAALQMARAAGIVAIAVTRTAAKRDALRDAGATHVVVTDDEDVVERVLTLTEGRGVDLVYDGVGGAQVERLGDVVAHRGLYVLYGLSGGAEFKFPVIAQFRKSWRFHVYKVLEHTGAATMGLSRDEGALGRALAFIDAGLADGSLHVRIDRTFALDDVVQAHRYLERAGHIGKVVLEI from the coding sequence ATGAACAGGATGGTTCGCTTCCACGCGTTCGGCGGTGCCGAGGTGCTGACAGTCGAAGAGGTCGCAGTGCCAGCGCCGGGCGCCGGCGAAGTGCGCATCGCGGTGCAGGCCATCGGCCTGAACCGGGCCGACGCGCTGTGGCGCGAGAACCTGTATATCGAAGACGCGACGCTGCCGGCCGGGCTGGGCAACGAAGCCGCCGGCGTTATCGAGGCGGTGGGCGAGGGCGTCGAAGGGCTGGGCGTGGGCGACAGGGTCGCGGTGCTGCCGGGGGCGGGCCAGGGGCTGTATCCGACCTACGGCGACCGCATCCTCTTTCCGGCCGCACAGGTGGTGCGGTATCCCGCCAACCTGTCGGCTGCGCAGGCTGCGGGCGCCTACATGGCCTACCTCACGGGCTACTTCCCGATGTTCGAGATGGTGCGGCTGCGGCGCGGCCAGGTGATGTTGGTCACCGGGGCTTCATCGGGCACCGGCATCGCGGCGCTGCAGATGGCGCGCGCGGCGGGCATCGTCGCCATCGCCGTCACGCGCACGGCCGCCAAGCGCGACGCGCTGCGGGACGCGGGTGCGACGCATGTGGTCGTGACGGACGACGAAGACGTGGTCGAGCGCGTGCTGACGCTCACCGAAGGCCGCGGCGTCGACCTTGTGTACGACGGCGTGGGTGGTGCGCAGGTCGAACGGCTCGGCGATGTGGTGGCGCATCGCGGGTTGTATGTGCTGTATGGCCTGTCGGGTGGCGCCGAGTTCAAGTTCCCGGTGATTGCGCAGTTCCGCAAGAGCTGGCGTTTCCACGTCTACAAGGTGCTGGAGCACACGGGTGCGGCCACCATGGGGTTGTCGCGCGACGAGGGCGCGTTGGGTCGTGCGTTGGCTTTCATCGACGCAGGCCTTGCCGATGGCTCGCTGCATGTGCGCATCGACCGGACCTTCGCGCTCGACGACGTGGTGCAGGCCCACCGCTACCTCGAGCGCGCCGGGCACATCGGCAAGGTCGTGCTCGAGATCTGA
- a CDS encoding LysR family transcriptional regulator, with the protein MKPIELNRIDLNLLTVLAALMRERHVSRAAERLNLGQPAVSHALARLRDLTGDPLLVRQGRVMEPTARALALMQGLGPALAQIEATFRAQADFEPERAAPVFRIGLTDDLQIAMLPRLLRALSAEVPGAKLVTLTVCYRNAMRYLDQGRVSAVMSFLKDLPADAKVRKVRTARFAVLRADTAPGKLSLDDFCRRRHVLVTYAGDLCGTVDETLGELGRQRDVVFSVPQFGSLPAVLAGTDLLATVPEHVALALSAQGGLRCEPLPFESPTYQLRMAWRAVTDKDPAQAWLRKAMLRAVND; encoded by the coding sequence ATGAAACCCATCGAACTCAACCGCATCGACCTGAACCTGCTCACCGTGCTGGCCGCGCTCATGCGCGAGCGCCATGTCAGCCGCGCTGCCGAGCGACTGAACCTCGGCCAGCCCGCGGTGAGCCATGCGCTGGCGCGGCTGCGCGATCTCACCGGCGATCCACTGCTGGTGCGCCAGGGCCGCGTGATGGAGCCGACCGCACGGGCGCTCGCCCTGATGCAGGGCCTGGGCCCCGCGCTCGCGCAGATCGAGGCCACCTTCCGCGCGCAGGCCGACTTCGAACCCGAGCGCGCCGCGCCGGTGTTCCGCATCGGCCTGACCGACGACCTGCAGATCGCGATGCTGCCCCGCCTGCTGCGCGCCCTGAGCGCCGAAGTGCCCGGCGCCAAGCTGGTGACGCTCACCGTCTGCTACCGCAACGCCATGCGCTATCTCGACCAGGGCCGTGTCAGCGCGGTGATGTCGTTTCTGAAGGACCTGCCCGCCGATGCGAAGGTGCGCAAGGTCCGCACCGCGCGCTTCGCCGTGCTCCGCGCCGACACCGCCCCCGGCAAGCTGTCGCTCGACGACTTCTGCCGCCGACGCCACGTGCTCGTGACCTATGCCGGCGACCTGTGCGGCACCGTCGACGAAACGCTGGGCGAACTCGGACGCCAGCGCGACGTCGTCTTCTCGGTGCCGCAGTTCGGCAGCCTGCCCGCCGTGCTCGCCGGCACCGACCTGCTGGCCACGGTGCCCGAACATGTGGCGCTGGCGCTGTCGGCGCAAGGCGGCTTGCGCTGCGAGCCCCTGCCCTTCGAAAGCCCCACCTATCAGCTGCGGATGGCCTGGCGCGCAGTGACCGACAAGGACCCAGCCCAGGCGTGGCTGCGCAAAGCCATGCTGCGGGCCGTCAACGATTAG
- a CDS encoding alpha/beta fold hydrolase, whose translation MSSTETHFELTANDGYPVEAHRWQGTAPRAIVQLAHGMGEHSLRYRPLADALTQAGYVVYANEHRGHGPGASARGELGEFGPRGFTGLVDDMALLSRHARAEHPGLPLILVGHSMGSFATQYYLVRHSELLSGAVLSGTTALDLLGGALQSGFRLEDMNAALPDVRTPFDWLSRDPAQVDAYIADPLCGFTVSAEGMGTMFANLDELTPAAMQTRIRPELPLYLFTGDQDPVSNKAEWFYPLVQRYRDAGLRDVSCHVFGGARHETLNETNRDEVVAVLLAWLARIVR comes from the coding sequence ATGTCGAGCACCGAGACCCACTTCGAACTGACCGCCAACGACGGCTATCCGGTGGAGGCCCACCGCTGGCAGGGCACCGCACCCCGGGCCATCGTGCAGCTGGCGCATGGCATGGGCGAGCATTCGCTGCGCTACCGGCCGCTGGCCGATGCGCTCACGCAGGCCGGGTACGTCGTCTACGCGAACGAGCACCGCGGCCATGGCCCTGGCGCCTCGGCGCGCGGCGAACTCGGTGAGTTCGGCCCGCGCGGATTCACGGGCCTCGTGGACGACATGGCGCTGCTGAGCCGCCACGCGCGCGCCGAGCACCCCGGGCTGCCGCTGATCCTCGTCGGCCACAGCATGGGCTCGTTCGCCACGCAGTACTACCTGGTGCGCCACAGCGAGCTGTTGTCGGGCGCGGTGCTGTCGGGCACCACGGCGCTCGACCTGCTGGGCGGCGCGCTGCAAAGCGGCTTCCGCCTCGAAGACATGAATGCCGCGCTGCCCGACGTGCGCACGCCCTTCGACTGGCTCAGCCGCGACCCGGCGCAGGTCGATGCCTACATCGCCGATCCGCTGTGCGGCTTCACCGTGTCGGCAGAAGGCATGGGGACCATGTTCGCGAACCTGGACGAACTCACGCCTGCCGCGATGCAGACGCGCATCCGCCCCGAGTTGCCGCTGTACCTGTTCACCGGCGACCAGGACCCGGTCAGCAACAAGGCCGAATGGTTCTACCCGCTGGTGCAGCGCTACCGCGACGCCGGCCTGCGCGACGTGTCGTGCCATGTGTTCGGCGGCGCGCGCCACGAGACGCTCAACGAGACCAACCGCGACGAAGTCGTGGCCGTGCTGCTGGCCTGGTTGGCGCGCATCGTGCGATGA
- a CDS encoding GrpB family protein, which translates to MKLLAFDEGLDQRHILPYDAAYAEVFAQVQRHVQARLEGVELVHIGSTAIVGLRGKPMVDIAAITPHENLRTAQTALEALGFHRRPVWVDTDEKPYVCASVLHDGRRLNVNLHICHRGDPVHVDSLAFMAVLDRRPDLRRKYEEAKDRAHGVDPANPQIYNQEKEAVIREIQAQVGRT; encoded by the coding sequence ATGAAACTCCTCGCCTTCGATGAAGGCCTGGACCAGCGCCACATCCTGCCGTACGACGCGGCGTATGCCGAGGTGTTCGCGCAGGTGCAGCGCCATGTACAGGCGCGCCTCGAAGGCGTGGAACTCGTGCACATCGGGAGCACGGCCATCGTCGGTTTGCGAGGAAAGCCGATGGTGGACATCGCGGCGATCACGCCTCATGAAAACCTGCGCACGGCCCAGACGGCATTAGAGGCCCTCGGGTTTCACCGCCGCCCCGTGTGGGTCGACACGGACGAGAAGCCTTACGTCTGCGCGTCCGTTCTGCACGACGGCCGCAGGCTCAACGTCAACCTGCACATCTGCCATCGCGGCGACCCGGTGCACGTGGACTCGCTGGCGTTCATGGCAGTCCTCGACCGGCGCCCCGACCTGCGCAGGAAGTACGAAGAAGCCAAGGACCGGGCCCACGGCGTCGACCCGGCCAACCCGCAGATCTACAACCAGGAAAAGGAAGCGGTGATCCGGGAGATACAGGCCCAGGTCGGGCGCACCTAA
- a CDS encoding PaaI family thioesterase: MNDELEARIRSGQALSESMGNFHVTGWDAEHKTLKAAFTVRREYCHTNGTIAQGGFITAWLDAAMAHAVMHDTEQSQTVFSLEIKVSFYEKVGPGEGRVEGRVIRRGKRVAFLEAALYNPDGKLAAEATSTGILASL, translated from the coding sequence ATGAACGACGAACTGGAAGCCCGCATCCGCTCGGGCCAGGCCCTGTCCGAATCGATGGGCAACTTCCATGTGACCGGATGGGACGCCGAGCACAAGACGCTGAAGGCCGCCTTCACGGTGCGGCGCGAGTACTGCCACACGAACGGCACCATCGCCCAGGGCGGCTTCATCACAGCCTGGCTCGACGCCGCCATGGCCCACGCGGTCATGCACGACACGGAGCAGTCGCAGACGGTCTTCAGCCTGGAGATCAAGGTGAGCTTCTACGAGAAGGTCGGTCCTGGCGAAGGGCGCGTCGAGGGGCGTGTGATCCGGCGCGGGAAGCGCGTGGCGTTTCTTGAAGCGGCGCTCTACAACCCCGATGGGAAGCTGGCGGCCGAGGCCACGTCGACCGGGATACTGGCGAGCCTCTAG
- a CDS encoding energy transducer TonB, translating into MIAALLPFAGFTAPQSNQQPAAGLPPKPDICAVAIHDPAHMIDEGTRQRFTQDFNDGVARNEGGLLRDVFDQPPMALSTVPPRYPAWARRCGVEGRVIIDLVIGLEGEVALTQVLGNPPRVLADAAVLAVRQWRFQPQTLDGQPVRARFRQPVNFLLTPSTTDPEASRPQAVIGRKNVSPEDARKSLQLSYASARLESQLGAGVRVVDMQTLEWPLLDYVRAVQSRMDAIEVEEGAPLVNRNLRVALTVNGDGSIANALVLGSANEAAQQRAEQAARRAATLGPLPRVPGSEIKQIVFVLPFETGFDRFPQTPSNLSRPEPAQR; encoded by the coding sequence ATGATCGCCGCGCTGCTGCCGTTTGCTGGATTCACCGCGCCACAGTCCAATCAGCAACCCGCGGCCGGTCTGCCGCCCAAGCCGGATATCTGCGCCGTCGCCATCCACGACCCGGCGCACATGATCGATGAAGGTACCCGCCAGCGCTTCACGCAGGACTTCAACGACGGCGTGGCCAGGAACGAAGGCGGGCTCCTGCGCGATGTCTTCGACCAGCCGCCGATGGCGCTGTCCACCGTCCCACCTCGATACCCCGCATGGGCCAGGCGCTGTGGCGTGGAAGGTCGGGTCATCATCGACCTGGTGATCGGACTGGAGGGAGAGGTGGCCCTCACCCAAGTGCTGGGCAATCCGCCGCGCGTCCTGGCCGACGCCGCCGTTCTTGCCGTGCGCCAATGGCGGTTCCAGCCGCAAACACTCGACGGCCAACCCGTCAGGGCCCGGTTTCGGCAGCCCGTCAACTTTCTCCTCACGCCCTCCACAACCGATCCTGAGGCAAGCCGCCCGCAGGCCGTCATCGGGCGGAAAAACGTCTCGCCCGAGGACGCCAGGAAATCGCTGCAGCTCAGCTACGCCAGCGCCCGGCTGGAGTCCCAACTGGGAGCAGGTGTCCGAGTCGTTGACATGCAGACGCTGGAATGGCCGTTGCTCGACTACGTCCGCGCGGTGCAATCGCGGATGGACGCCATCGAGGTGGAGGAAGGCGCGCCCCTCGTGAACCGGAATCTGCGCGTGGCCCTCACGGTCAATGGCGACGGAAGCATTGCGAACGCCCTGGTGCTGGGCTCTGCGAACGAGGCCGCGCAACAACGGGCAGAGCAGGCGGCACGACGCGCCGCCACGCTGGGCCCGCTGCCCCGCGTGCCCGGCAGTGAAATCAAGCAGATCGTTTTCGTGCTCCCGTTCGAGACGGGGTTCGATCGATTCCCGCAGACTCCATCGAACCTGTCCCGCCCCGAGCCCGCTCAAAGGTAG
- a CDS encoding response regulator yields MPLTATQVAVVEDDSGMRERIARVIGADPALALAFSASNAVDILNWLTDNPVDVLLVDLGLPDHPGLQVIRQCRRMQPACAVMVLTIFGDETHMVQAFEAGARGYLLKDGTEADLAAHLRHLGAGGSPLPPGIARQLLRRWQASDGAPGHFSSREAEVLDRVSRGFTYAEIGAQMGVSASTVQTHIRNIYGKLDAPPPSEAVLATRPPGRLS; encoded by the coding sequence ATGCCCCTGACCGCCACCCAGGTCGCCGTGGTCGAGGACGACAGCGGCATGCGCGAGCGCATCGCGCGCGTGATCGGCGCCGACCCGGCGCTGGCGCTGGCCTTCAGCGCTTCGAACGCGGTCGACATCCTGAACTGGCTCACGGACAACCCGGTCGATGTGCTGCTGGTCGACCTCGGCCTGCCCGACCACCCCGGCCTGCAGGTGATCCGCCAGTGCCGCCGCATGCAGCCGGCCTGCGCGGTGATGGTGCTGACGATCTTCGGCGACGAGACCCACATGGTGCAGGCCTTCGAGGCCGGCGCACGCGGCTACCTGCTCAAGGACGGCACCGAGGCCGACCTGGCGGCGCACCTGCGCCACCTGGGCGCCGGCGGCTCCCCGCTGCCGCCGGGCATCGCGCGGCAGTTGCTGCGCCGCTGGCAGGCGTCCGACGGCGCGCCCGGGCACTTCTCGTCGCGCGAGGCCGAAGTGCTCGACCGGGTCTCTCGTGGTTTCACCTATGCCGAAATCGGCGCGCAGATGGGAGTCTCCGCATCGACGGTTCAAACCCATATTCGAAACATCTACGGCAAGCTGGATGCGCCCCCCCCCTCGGAAGCCGTGTTGGCGACCCGTCCTCCAGGCCGGCTTTCCTAG
- a CDS encoding sensor histidine kinase, with protein MNRPVFFFPSLRALLLLLLWLALAAPFAHAANPPGTTDVRWAEATLEPDGLPLQVRQVELPFRWDHEFPGRGGKASYRIVLPADAVREGEAQALLMSGLGNQVAVWFNGALVANYGVLGDPTYDAAKANHLVPLAAALRRGNGQTQELHIQATLQRQRGGGLASVLYGPEASLAPLHRSQQNWRNTSAIVYAVSLLLMGGLAAGLWLRQRDALYGCFALAALSGVARNLDRVLTEGPVPWPLWGAVVAVCYACHIGLIARFVLLVLDRNPPWLVRSIYGALALSVALACASFAFALPALWTTGLAILQLTSTICLPYVVHGALVARRRIAGVLMAAGTLAILAGAHDLLLVRMGLFGGAYYTLTSHAIFFFVMILAGLVVERYSRTVADYRSLNANLAARVAEREEQLRGAFETVRKQQEEQAVLLERQRIMREIHDGVGSQLVGLLNVVNQPAPDRDVVEEHVKLALDEMRMAVDSLQPMHDDLTTVLATLRYRLQPRLDAAGIELVWDVALIPTLAPFAAQAALQLQRILLEAFTNVLKHAGATRIVMHVGWHGEQTPPLVRIVLTDNGRGLQANERPGGHGLANMRSRAQAIGARLQIERADAQTGGTRVSLDWPCALP; from the coding sequence GTGAACCGCCCCGTCTTTTTCTTTCCCTCTCTGCGGGCCCTGCTGCTACTGCTGCTGTGGCTGGCTCTCGCAGCGCCCTTCGCCCATGCCGCCAACCCGCCGGGCACCACCGACGTGCGCTGGGCCGAAGCCACCCTCGAACCCGACGGCCTGCCGCTGCAGGTGCGGCAGGTGGAGCTGCCCTTTCGCTGGGACCACGAGTTTCCGGGGCGCGGCGGCAAGGCCAGCTACCGCATCGTGCTGCCGGCGGACGCCGTTCGCGAGGGCGAAGCCCAGGCGCTGCTGATGTCGGGTCTGGGCAACCAGGTCGCGGTCTGGTTCAACGGCGCACTGGTCGCCAACTACGGCGTGCTCGGCGACCCCACCTACGACGCCGCCAAGGCCAACCACCTGGTGCCGCTGGCCGCCGCGCTGCGGCGCGGCAACGGCCAGACGCAGGAGCTGCACATCCAGGCCACCCTGCAACGCCAGCGCGGCGGCGGGCTGGCCAGCGTGCTCTACGGACCCGAGGCCTCGCTGGCCCCGTTGCACCGCTCGCAGCAGAACTGGCGCAACACCTCGGCCATCGTCTACGCGGTGAGCCTGCTGCTGATGGGCGGCCTGGCCGCCGGGCTGTGGCTGCGCCAGCGCGACGCGCTCTACGGCTGCTTCGCACTGGCGGCGCTCTCGGGCGTGGCGCGCAACCTCGACCGCGTGCTGACCGAAGGGCCCGTGCCCTGGCCGCTGTGGGGTGCGGTGGTGGCGGTCTGCTATGCCTGCCACATCGGACTGATCGCGCGCTTCGTGCTGCTGGTGCTCGACCGCAACCCGCCATGGCTGGTGCGCTCCATCTACGGCGCGCTGGCGCTGTCGGTGGCGCTGGCCTGCGCCTCTTTCGCCTTTGCACTGCCGGCGCTGTGGACCACGGGCCTGGCGATCCTGCAGCTCACGAGCACCATCTGCCTGCCCTACGTGGTGCATGGGGCGCTGGTGGCCCGGCGACGCATCGCCGGCGTGCTGATGGCGGCGGGCACGCTGGCCATCCTGGCCGGGGCGCACGACCTGCTGCTGGTGCGCATGGGCCTCTTCGGCGGCGCGTACTACACGCTCACCTCGCACGCGATCTTCTTCTTCGTGATGATCCTGGCCGGCCTCGTGGTGGAGCGCTACAGCCGCACCGTGGCCGACTACCGCTCGCTCAACGCCAACCTCGCCGCGCGCGTGGCCGAGCGCGAAGAGCAGCTGCGCGGCGCCTTCGAAACCGTGCGCAAGCAGCAGGAAGAACAGGCCGTGCTGCTGGAGCGCCAGCGCATCATGCGGGAGATCCACGACGGCGTCGGCTCGCAGCTCGTGGGCTTGCTCAACGTGGTGAACCAGCCCGCGCCCGACCGCGATGTGGTCGAAGAGCACGTGAAGCTGGCGCTCGACGAGATGCGCATGGCCGTCGATTCGCTGCAGCCCATGCACGACGACCTGACGACCGTGCTGGCCACGCTGCGCTACCGCCTGCAGCCCCGGCTGGACGCCGCCGGCATCGAGCTGGTGTGGGACGTCGCCCTCATCCCCACGCTCGCGCCCTTCGCCGCGCAGGCCGCGCTGCAACTGCAACGCATCCTGCTCGAGGCCTTCACCAACGTGCTGAAGCATGCGGGCGCCACGCGCATCGTGATGCATGTGGGCTGGCATGGCGAGCAGACGCCGCCGCTGGTGCGCATCGTGCTCACCGACAACGGCCGCGGGCTGCAGGCGAACGAACGCCCCGGTGGCCATGGCCTCGCGAACATGCGTTCGCGGGCACAGGCCATCGGGGCGCGGTTGCAGATCGAGCGGGCCGACGCGCAGACCGGTGGCACGCGCGTCTCGCTCGACTGGCCCTGCGCGCTGCCCTGA
- a CDS encoding Do family serine endopeptidase — MKTALTSPRALVIALAAAGVIGAVGAGAYTSARAVGAPATAAAVAAPAAMVTLPDFSTITSRDGPAVVNISVTGTEKAPDDDTMAQLQGIDPDDPMFQFFRHFQGQMGPRGQQQQQQRAVPVRSQGSGFIVDPSGIIMTNAHVVKDAKEVTVKLTDRREYRAKVLGADAKTDIAVLKIDAKNLPVLALGNTKDLKVGEWVLAIGSPFGFENTVTAGVVSAKGRSLPDDSYVPFIQTDVAVNPGNSGGPLLNARGEVVGINSQIYSRSGGYQGVSFAIPIDVAVQVKDQIVATGKATHARLGVAVQEVNQAFADSFKLDKPEGALVSNIEKGGPGDHAGLKAGDVIRKVDGQAIVSSGDLPAVIGQQAPGKKVTLEVWRQGERQELQAKLGDASDKPAQVAKADNTAGQGKLGLALRPLQPQEQRAASIDGGLLIEDVAGPSAMAGVQAGDVLLAINGTPAKSLEQVRQAVAKADKSVALLIQRGEDKIFVPVRLG; from the coding sequence ATGAAAACCGCCTTGACTTCCCCCCGTGCCCTCGTGATCGCGCTGGCCGCCGCCGGTGTGATCGGTGCCGTCGGCGCCGGGGCCTACACCAGCGCCCGCGCCGTGGGTGCGCCGGCCACCGCTGCCGCCGTGGCCGCGCCCGCCGCGATGGTCACCTTGCCCGACTTCTCGACCATCACCTCGCGTGACGGCCCGGCCGTGGTCAACATCAGCGTGACCGGCACCGAGAAAGCCCCGGACGACGACACCATGGCGCAGCTGCAGGGCATCGACCCGGACGATCCGATGTTCCAGTTCTTCCGTCACTTCCAGGGGCAGATGGGACCGCGCGGCCAACAACAGCAACAGCAGCGCGCCGTGCCGGTGCGCTCGCAGGGCTCGGGCTTCATCGTGGACCCGAGCGGGATCATCATGACCAACGCCCACGTGGTGAAGGATGCGAAGGAAGTCACCGTCAAGCTGACCGACCGCCGCGAGTACCGCGCCAAGGTGCTCGGTGCTGACGCCAAGACCGACATCGCGGTGCTCAAGATCGACGCGAAGAACCTGCCCGTGCTCGCGCTGGGCAACACCAAGGACCTGAAGGTCGGCGAATGGGTGCTGGCCATCGGCTCGCCCTTCGGCTTCGAGAACACGGTAACGGCCGGCGTGGTGAGCGCCAAGGGCCGTTCGCTGCCCGACGACAGCTACGTGCCCTTCATCCAGACCGACGTGGCCGTGAACCCCGGCAACTCGGGCGGGCCGCTGCTCAATGCGCGCGGCGAGGTGGTCGGCATCAACTCGCAAATCTACAGCCGCAGCGGCGGTTACCAGGGCGTGTCGTTCGCCATTCCGATCGACGTGGCCGTGCAGGTGAAGGACCAGATCGTCGCCACCGGCAAGGCCACGCATGCGCGCCTGGGCGTGGCGGTGCAGGAGGTGAACCAGGCCTTCGCCGATTCGTTCAAGCTCGACAAGCCCGAGGGCGCGCTGGTCTCGAACATCGAGAAGGGCGGCCCCGGCGACCATGCGGGCCTGAAGGCGGGCGACGTGATCCGCAAGGTCGACGGCCAGGCCATCGTGTCGTCGGGCGATCTGCCGGCCGTGATCGGCCAACAGGCGCCGGGCAAGAAGGTCACGCTCGAGGTGTGGCGCCAGGGCGAGCGCCAGGAGCTGCAGGCCAAGCTCGGTGATGCGAGCGACAAGCCGGCGCAGGTTGCCAAGGCCGACAACACGGCGGGGCAAGGCAAGCTCGGCCTCGCGCTGCGTCCGCTGCAGCCGCAGGAACAGCGCGCAGCGTCGATCGACGGCGGTCTGCTGATCGAGGACGTGGCCGGCCCGTCGGCGATGGCCGGGGTGCAGGCCGGCGACGTGCTGCTGGCGATCAATGGCACGCCGGCCAAGAGCCTGGAGCAGGTGCGCCAGGCGGTGGCCAAGGCGGACAAGTCGGTGGCGCTGTTGATCCAGCGCGGCGAGGACAAGATCTTCGTGCCGGTGCGCCTGGGCTGA